A part of Nitrospinota bacterium genomic DNA contains:
- the prmC gene encoding peptide chain release factor N(5)-glutamine methyltransferase: MPETITSLLRHAELSFKAAGIPTPRLDAETLMANLLRVDRGYFYAHPETVVTDETAAAFKAMEARRLKREPVAYIAGEKEFYSLSFKVTRDTLIPRPETEMLVEEALRLFKADSRIETLDIGAGSGAIAVTLAKERPAWKITAVDISPAALEVAGFNARTHAVADRIEFCLSDIFSNLGGRKFDLIAANPPYVPEGDKDVSPEAALYEPHSALYAGETGLSVIERIFEGAPEYLTAGGFIAMEIGYKQSKSVSEMINAAGKFDIVKIAPDLAGIDRVVVAQLKE, encoded by the coding sequence CACGCAGAGCTTTCGTTCAAGGCCGCCGGCATTCCCACTCCCCGGCTGGACGCTGAGACGCTTATGGCAAACCTGCTGCGGGTGGACAGGGGGTATTTTTATGCCCATCCGGAAACGGTGGTGACGGACGAGACCGCCGCCGCATTCAAAGCGATGGAAGCGCGCAGGCTCAAACGCGAACCTGTGGCGTACATCGCGGGCGAGAAGGAATTTTATTCACTTTCGTTCAAGGTGACGCGCGACACCCTGATCCCAAGGCCGGAAACGGAAATGCTGGTGGAGGAGGCATTGCGTCTTTTCAAGGCGGACAGCCGGATCGAGACGCTGGACATCGGCGCCGGCTCCGGGGCCATAGCGGTGACCCTCGCCAAAGAACGCCCGGCATGGAAAATCACCGCGGTGGACATAAGCCCGGCCGCTCTTGAAGTGGCGGGATTCAACGCGCGGACACATGCCGTGGCGGACCGGATAGAGTTTTGCCTCTCGGATATCTTCTCGAATCTTGGCGGCCGCAAGTTCGATCTGATCGCGGCGAATCCTCCATATGTGCCGGAAGGGGACAAGGACGTTTCGCCGGAAGCGGCCCTTTACGAGCCTCATTCAGCCCTGTACGCTGGCGAAACGGGGCTTTCGGTGATAGAAAGGATTTTTGAGGGGGCGCCGGAATATTTAACGGCTGGCGGTTTCATTGCTATGGAAATAGGTTATAAACAATCGAAGAGCGTTTCGGAGATGATAAACGCCGCCGGGAAATTTGATATCGTAAAAATCGCGCCGGACCTGGCGGGAATCGACCGGGTGGTTGTGGCGCAGTTGAAGGAGTGA